The sequence AAGGATCTGGGTGGGAAGTAGGCCCCGGATCGCGGCACGGCGGCCGGACGACCGTCCCGCCTCCATCGCCAGCGGTCCGCCCTGCCCTCACTCCTCCTTCATCGCCTGCCGCGCCTCGCGCGCGAAGTCGAGATAGCGCCGGCGGATGCGCTCCAGCTCTTCTTCGTCGAGTTCCTCCAGGTCGAGCAGCGAATTGTTGGCCTTCTCCAGCACGTGGATCAGTTCGTCGAGCTTGATCTGCAGCGCCTCGGTATCGCGGTTCTGGGTGTTCTGGATCAGGAACACCATCAGGAAGGTGACGATGGTGGTACTGGTGTTGATCACCAGCTGCCAGGTGTCGCTGTAGTCGAACAGCGGCCCGGTGACGGCCCAGGCCAGTACCAGCGCCAGCGCGGTGCAGAAGGTGACGGGCCGGCCGGACAGCGCGGCGATGTGCT is a genomic window of Chitinimonas koreensis containing:
- a CDS encoding low affinity iron permease family protein; translation: MASRKKSLFTRFAKHIAALSGRPVTFCTALALVLAWAVTGPLFDYSDTWQLVINTSTTIVTFLMVFLIQNTQNRDTEALQIKLDELIHVLEKANNSLLDLEELDEEELERIRRRYLDFAREARQAMKEE